A region from the Plutella xylostella chromosome 6, ilPluXylo3.1, whole genome shotgun sequence genome encodes:
- the LOC105382045 gene encoding chaoptin — MSLMAIIKFGYALVVVTLLLMIWASLSGAELHVDTGHPPCLFQALCTCSKPAGDLGIVSCLHAPLRRVPAAVNSSKLFTLQLHHNSIRDLEPQFFQATGLYRLAISQNPLESIHEEAFYGLDNTLWELELREDGLTSVPSRSLRYLQKLRLLDLAGNEISDISGDNWRGLENTLQTLILADNSIANLPPDAFSGLPMLETLDLHGNHLAIIESGVFRDGMSRLNRLYLQDNQLTYIPYEEISPLRQLKVLDLSNNVIKQVPPAHELNNVRLSLDVLKLDNNIIRILYPGSFKYFNVLNQTSLDGNPIYLIREDAFRNAKIRSLSLRDCGLTELSPASFAGLETSLQTLDISENNLTAISRFMLNKLDSLRSLNLRENRVDINLLSMSTPSDYAQSSFSNFQYKLFYLDVSGASSIDMTLQDVRRMRSLRYLSVSKLLRRSLRSEDFLEFGVELEDLKIIGSTINRIEGSAFEHVRSIKTLDMSENNIEFIDPFAFAELHSLNTLKLANGLADSVKILPFEPLKALIELQYLDMSNNKLKNVPDTSFHFLYKLKTLNLQDNMIESFSKGTLQGDIHRELESIALSFNQLRQIEMHTFVDLRELQYILLEDNLIDSIHRRAFTSLDNLKVIKLRGNRINEITEEAFQNLPALKELDISFNNLDTFKFSIFDQVGSATALKVNCSYNRIVTLTDSNAPSFFTSNFYAPPKAQSLGTVSVNIRVLDFSHNNITYIAPYYFRHADLTLSELHLSHNRIRNITREVFGSMLMLQYLDLSHNQIFDLEYDCFKKVKNLQIVDMSHNHIIEIPVEIFQEMQTLSSVDLSDNHIRQLADNLIPSSALERLDLSDNELSRIPTNCLSQGAAGNLVEFDLSGNNIPAVAIADLVLRFRSGEGEYWQEEPDYNDEYMYHTARRDHQRVFHQKKQYPQNILYKSLAWLDLSNNHLVRIEGGSFAAVPRLKWLDISNNSPFTTERGNSVFKGLERRLSHLGLRNISMLFIPSLPLPKLKSLDLSFNNLPSIPPETTQNLTKLRKLDLSYNDLTTVPVATHTLNELRWLSLSGNPITALMNTSLYGVSPRLEYLDVTRLRIKIFETGAFSKMYALRTLKITAYSNARDFNVPRMLTNNAGLENLYIDVDDSSINLGKEMNGQLPCKLDNITITGRAMRFLSEYLLNGVHSKKLRLTIFNTSIEEIDQAVFWQPGRVRNLTLDLRMNYLTRVPNPSQREWPGVPNSVFLQDILISGNPLICDCGIGWVEAWDRKRRQYLCESPSKCITTRDDVRFATCPSYDNRTLSDVLARDLDCGFGRGFLNSPNIMIMIVMSLLTALYI; from the exons GTCTGTACCGGCTGGCGATCAGTCAGAACCCTCTCGAGAGCATCCACGAGGAGGCTTTCTATGGCCTGGACAACACCCTGTGGGAGCTGGAGCTGAGGGAAGATGGGCTGACGTCGGTGCCCAGCCGGTCCCTGAGGTACCTGCAGAAGCTCAGGCTACTGGATCTGGCAG GCAACGAGATATCCGACATATCAGGCGACAACTGGCGCGGTCTCGAGAACACTCTCCAAACCCTCATCCTGGCAGACAACTCCATCGCCAACCTGCCTCCTGACGCGTTCTCCGGCCTGCCCATGCTGGAGACCCTGGACTTGCATGGGAACCACCTCGCCATCATCGAGAGCGGCGTGTTTAGGGATGGCATGAGCCGGCTTAATCGG cTTTACCTGCAAGACAACCAACTTACCTACATCCCGTATGAAGAGATATCTCCGCTGCGCCAGTTGAAAGTTCTAGATCTTTCTAACAACGTGATCAAGCAAGTGCCTCCTGCGCACGAGCTGAACAACGTACGCCTGTCGCTAGATGTTTTGAA GCTCGATAACAACATCATCCGGATTTTATACCCTGGCTCTTTCAAGTACTTCAACGTGCTCAACCAAACATCGCTGGACGGAAATCCTATTTATCTTATTCGG GAAGATGCCTTCCGCAACGCCAAGATCCGTTCTCTCTCGCTCCGCGACTGCGGCCTCACGGAGCTGTCGCCCGCGTCCTTCGCCGGCCTGGAGACCAGCCTGCAGACGCTGGACATCTCAGAGAACAACCTGACGGCCATCTCGCGCTTCATGCTGAATAAACTCGACTCGCTGCGGTCGCTCAACTTGAGGGAGAATCGG GTGGACATCAATCTTCTATCAATGAGTACGCCTTCCGACTACGCGCAGTCTTCGTTCAGCAACTTTCAGTACAAATTGTTTTATCTGGACGTTAGTGGCGCATCTTCGATCGATATGACTCTCCAAGATGTGAGACG aatgcGTTCCCTCCGATATCTTTCAGTGAGCAAATTGCTGAGAAGAAGTCTAAGGTCTGAAGATTTCCTAGAGTTTGGAGTAGAGTTGGAAGATCTGAAGATTATCGGCAGCACCATCAACAGAATCGAGGGTAGTGCCTTCGAGCACGTCCGATCAATTAAGACTTTGGACATGTCTGAAAATAACATTGAATTTATTGATCCATTTGCTTTCGCTGAG TTGCACAGTCTGAATACTCTAAAACTGGCCAACGGTTTAGCTGATTCAGTAAAAATTCTACCTTTCGAGCCACTGAAAGCGTTGATAGAGCTCCAGTACTTAGACATGAGTAATAATAAGCTGAAAAACGTACCCGACACATCTTTTCACTTCTTGTACAAGCTAAAGACGCTGAATCTTCAGGACAACATGATTGAAAGCTTTTCTAAAGGAACTTTGCag GGTGATATTCACAGAGAGCTTGAAAGCATAGCGCTATCGTTCAACCAACTCCGTCAAATAGAGATGCATACTTTCGTAGATCTTAGGGAACTGCAGTACATTCTTCTAGAAGACAATCTCATCGATTCTATTCATAGAAGAGCGTTTACTAGTCTTGATaatttaaaagttataaaattaagagGAAACAGAATCAACGAAATCACTGAAGAAGCCTTCCAAAATTTACCAGCTCTAAAAGA GTTGGATATTTCTTTCAATAATTTAGATACGTTTAAATTCTCGATATTTGATCAAGTTGGATCAGCAACTGCCTTGAAAGTGAACTGTTCGTACAACAGAATAGTCACATTGACAGACTCCAACGCTCCCAGCTTCTTCACTTCAAACTTCTATGCTCCACCGAAGGCTCAGA GTCTTGGAACAGTCTCCGTCAATATAAGAGTTTTGGATTTCTCACACAATAATATCACCTACATCGCTCCTTACTACTTTAG gCATGCAGATTTGACTCTGTCCGAACTGCACTTGTCACACAATCGCATCAGGAACATCACCCGGGAAGTCTTTGGCTCCATGCTAATGTTGCAGTACTTGGATTTGTCACACAACCAAATTTTCGACCTGGAATACGATTGCTTCAAGAAAGTGAAGAATTTACAG ATAGTAGATATGTCTCATAACCATATCATAGAAATCCCAGTGGAGATATTCCAAGAGATGCAGACGTTATCGTCAGTTGATCTGTCAGATAACCATATACGGCAATTAGCGGATAATTTGATCCCATCCAGTGCATTAGAACG GCTAGACCTATCGGATAATGAGTTATCAAGGATACCTACAAACTGCCTCTCTCAAGGTGCAGCAGGAAACCTAGTGGAATTCGATCTGAGTGGCAACAACATTCCTGCCGTGGCTATCGCAGACTTGGTACTCAGATTCCGG AGCGGAGAAGGCGAGTATTGGCAGGAGGAACCAGACTACAATGACGAATATATGTACCACACCGCTAGACGCGACCACCAAAGAGTGTTCCATCAAAAAAAGCAATATCCCCAGAATATACTGTACAAG TCTTTAGCGTGGCTTGATTTGTCAAATAATCACTTGGTAAGAATAGAAGGAGGATCTTTTGCTGCAGTACCAAGACTGAAATGGTTGGATATTAGTAACAACTCACCATTCACTACCGAAAGAGGAAATAGTGTTTTCAAAGGATTGGAAAGGAGATTGTCTCACTTGGGCTTGAGAAATATCAGTATGCTGTTT aTACCTTCTCTGCCGTTGCCTAAACTAAAAAGTTTAGATCTTTCATTCAACAATTTGCCATCGATCCCTCCAGAAACGACACAGAATTTGACAAAACTTCGGAAATTAGATCTATCTTACAACGATCTAACTACTGTACCAGTT gCAACTCACACGCTCAACGAGTTAAGATGGCTATCATTATCTGGAAATCCTATAACAGCACTTATGAACACAAGTTTATACGGAGTTTCACCTCGCCTCGAATATCTCGACGTTACACGGCTTAGGATCAAAATTTTTGAG ACTGGAGCATTCAGCAAAATGTACGCATTGCGAACTCTTAAAATAACAGCCTACTCGAACGCAAGAGACTTCAACGTACCAAGAATGCTTACCAACAATGCTGGCTTAGAAAACTTATACATTGACGTCGACGATTCGAGCATCAACCTGGGCAAAGAGATGAATGGTCAACTACCGTGTAAACTGGACAACATTACCATTACTGGTAGAGCAATGAGGTTCTTGTCAGAATACCTTCTAAAC GGTGTACATTCTAAAAAACTTCGGCTAACGATCTTCAACACAAGTATTGAGGAAATCGACCAGGCGGTATTCTGGCAGCCAGGACGCGTCAGGAACTTGACACTGGACCTTCGAATGAACTATTTGACAAGAGTTCCGAATCCTTCTCAAAGAGAGTGGCCGGGAGTACCCAACTCTGTGTTCCTTCAGGATATACTGATATCTGGAAATCCCTTGATTTGTGATTGTGGAATCGG ATGGGTAGAAGCATGGGATCGCAAAAGAAGACAGTATTTATGTGAAAGCCCATCGAAATGTATAACAACAAGAGACGATGTGAGATTTGCAACATGTCCATCATACGACAACAGAACTTTGAGTGAT GTGCTGGCCAGAGATCTAGATTGTGGATTTGGACGAGGATTCCTCAACTCTCCCAACATCATGATAATGATAGTCATGTCCTTATTGACGGCGCTCTATATTTGA